Proteins from a genomic interval of Pseudomonas sp. RC10:
- a CDS encoding formimidoylglutamate deiminase, with amino-acid sequence MSVFFAERALLPTGWANNVRFEVGADGVLTNVQSDAERQGAELINGPVVPGMPNLHSHAFQRAMAGLAEVAGNPNDSFWTWRDLMYRLVGQISPQQLGVIARQLYIEMLKGGFTSVAEFHYVHQDADGKPYANPVELALQVSQAASSVGIGMTLLPVLYTHSGFGGLAPNEGQRRFINSTESYLNLQSDLKPIISAQPAQALGLCFHSLRAVTPQQISDVLAASDKQCPVHIHIAEQQKEVDDCLAWSGRRPLQWLYENVEVDERWCLVHATHAEADEVASMAKSRAIAGLCLTTEANLGDGIFPAVDYIAQGGRWGIGSDSHVSLSVVEELRWLEYGQRLRDQRRNRLYRPDQPMVGRTLYDAALVGGSQAMGQPIGALEVGKRADWLVLDGNDPYLATASGDGILNRWLFAGSDRQIREVMVNGQWVIRDGRHADEEESSRAFAQVLKELLG; translated from the coding sequence ATGTCCGTTTTCTTTGCCGAACGAGCGCTATTGCCTACTGGCTGGGCCAATAACGTGCGTTTTGAGGTCGGTGCTGATGGTGTTCTGACCAACGTCCAGTCCGACGCCGAGCGTCAGGGCGCCGAACTGATCAACGGTCCGGTGGTGCCGGGCATGCCTAATCTGCACTCCCACGCGTTCCAACGCGCGATGGCCGGGCTGGCGGAAGTGGCGGGCAACCCCAACGACAGCTTTTGGACCTGGCGCGACTTGATGTATCGCCTCGTCGGCCAGATCAGTCCGCAGCAACTGGGCGTCATCGCTCGTCAGCTGTACATCGAAATGCTCAAGGGCGGTTTCACCTCGGTCGCTGAGTTCCATTACGTGCATCAGGACGCAGACGGCAAGCCTTACGCCAACCCTGTCGAGCTGGCGTTGCAGGTCAGCCAGGCGGCGAGTTCGGTCGGCATCGGCATGACCCTGCTCCCTGTGCTGTACACCCATTCGGGATTTGGCGGACTGGCGCCCAACGAGGGCCAGCGTCGATTCATCAATAGCACCGAAAGCTACCTGAACCTGCAATCGGACCTGAAACCGATTATCAGCGCACAACCTGCGCAAGCGTTGGGCTTGTGCTTCCACTCCTTGCGCGCGGTCACCCCACAGCAGATCAGTGATGTACTGGCCGCCAGCGACAAGCAATGCCCGGTTCACATTCATATTGCCGAACAGCAGAAGGAAGTCGATGACTGCCTGGCGTGGAGTGGTCGTCGCCCGCTGCAATGGCTGTACGAGAACGTCGAGGTCGACGAGCGCTGGTGCCTGGTGCACGCAACCCACGCCGAGGCTGACGAAGTGGCCTCGATGGCAAAAAGTCGCGCCATCGCGGGGCTGTGCCTGACCACCGAAGCGAACCTTGGCGACGGGATTTTCCCGGCGGTGGACTACATCGCACAGGGCGGACGTTGGGGCATTGGTTCGGACAGCCACGTTTCGCTCAGCGTCGTCGAAGAGTTGCGTTGGCTGGAATATGGGCAGCGTCTGCGGGATCAACGACGCAACCGCTTGTACCGTCCGGATCAACCGATGGTTGGTCGCACCCTTTACGACGCCGCACTGGTGGGCGGTTCGCAGGCGATGGGTCAGCCGATCGGGGCACTGGAAGTCGGCAAGCGCGCTGACTGGCTGGTGCTGGATGGCAACGACCCGTATCTGGCCACGGCGTCGGGCGACGGCATTCTCAACCGCTGGCTGTTCGCGGGCAGCGACCGGCAGATTCGTGAAGTCATGGTGAACGGCCAATGGGTGATTCGTGACGGGCGGCACGCGGACGAAGAGGAAAGCAGCCGCGCGTTTGCGCAGGTGTTGAAGGAATTGCTCGGGTAA
- a CDS encoding anti-sigma factor, which yields MIEQPGTPSDDDVQSLAGEYVLGTLSAGQRADVQQRLEHNVALRRAVDEWEARLLSLTDLAEPQTPPTSLWNRIEHSLDSLSVLSQPRVDRAPRWWDSLNLWRSVAGFGVAASVVLAALLVTQHAPKPVPSYLVVLVAPQDKAPGWVIQASDSRDIQLIPLGETSIPEDKALQFWTKADDWQGPVSLGLVKPGQVLSVPLDSLPPLQPNQLFELTLEKSTGSPINKPTGPIQFIGRAVKVI from the coding sequence ATGATCGAACAACCAGGCACCCCCTCTGACGACGATGTCCAGTCCCTGGCCGGTGAATACGTACTGGGCACGCTCTCCGCTGGGCAACGGGCTGACGTTCAGCAGCGCCTTGAACACAATGTTGCGCTACGCAGGGCGGTCGACGAGTGGGAAGCCCGATTGCTCTCGCTCACTGATCTGGCAGAGCCGCAGACGCCGCCCACCTCTCTCTGGAACAGAATCGAGCACAGCCTCGATTCGTTGTCGGTTTTGTCACAGCCACGAGTGGATCGAGCGCCGCGTTGGTGGGACAGCCTTAACCTGTGGCGCAGCGTCGCCGGTTTTGGGGTCGCCGCTTCGGTGGTATTGGCGGCATTGCTGGTGACGCAGCATGCACCCAAACCGGTGCCTTCTTACCTGGTGGTGCTCGTCGCGCCGCAGGACAAGGCGCCGGGCTGGGTGATTCAGGCCAGCGACAGCCGTGATATTCAGCTGATCCCGTTGGGCGAAACCTCGATACCCGAAGACAAGGCGCTGCAATTCTGGACCAAGGCCGACGATTGGCAGGGCCCGGTATCGCTTGGGCTGGTCAAGCCAGGCCAAGTGCTGAGCGTACCGCTGGACAGCCTGCCGCCGCTGCAGCCCAACCAGTTATTCGAGCTGACCCTTGAGAAATCCACAGGCTCGCCGATTAACAAACCAACAGGTCCGATTCAATTCATCGGTCGCGCGGTGAAGGTGATTTGA
- a CDS encoding DUF1109 domain-containing protein: MKTDDLISMLAGGVAPVDRGQLAKRFGLAVVLAALGSLLMVLVKFGARPDLMEAAQTPLFWGKIAFPACLGAGSLWMVLRLARPGLSAGSGRWVVGAGVLLVWLAGVIALMQAPADARVAMIFGKTWKVCAINIVLLSIPGFISIFWALRGMAPTRLRLAGASGGLLAGSLATIAYCLHCPEMEIPFWGVWYLMGLVASTVIGALVGPRVLRW; the protein is encoded by the coding sequence ATGAAAACCGATGATCTGATTTCCATGCTCGCGGGCGGCGTCGCCCCGGTTGATCGCGGGCAGCTTGCCAAGCGTTTCGGCCTCGCAGTGGTGCTCGCCGCGCTGGGTTCGTTATTGATGGTGTTGGTGAAGTTTGGCGCCCGGCCTGACCTGATGGAGGCTGCCCAGACGCCGCTGTTCTGGGGCAAAATCGCGTTCCCGGCGTGCCTGGGCGCGGGTTCGTTGTGGATGGTCCTTCGTCTGGCGCGACCTGGTCTGAGCGCGGGTTCGGGGCGCTGGGTGGTGGGGGCGGGCGTATTGCTGGTCTGGCTGGCGGGGGTGATTGCCTTGATGCAGGCGCCTGCCGACGCGCGTGTCGCGATGATCTTTGGCAAAACCTGGAAAGTCTGCGCGATCAACATTGTGCTGTTGTCGATTCCGGGCTTCATTTCAATTTTCTGGGCGCTGCGTGGCATGGCGCCGACCCGTTTGCGTCTGGCGGGGGCCAGCGGCGGGTTGCTCGCCGGTTCGCTGGCGACCATCGCCTACTGCCTGCACTGCCCTGAAATGGAAATTCCGTTCTGGGGCGTCTGGTATCTCATGGGGTTGGTGGCATCCACCGTAATCGGTGCGCTGGTCGGGCCTCGGGTTTTGCGCTGGTAG
- a CDS encoding lipocalin family protein has product MAPRTADHVDLKRYQGTWYELARMPMFFQRNCAQSEAHYKLKDDGNIAVTNRCRTLDGKWEEATGTASPQVEGKTDKLWVVFDNWFSHLAPGVAKGNYWVLYVSDDYKVALVGNPNRKYLWLLSRTAHVSESVKNELMMKAQQQGYDTTKLIWRIEDSKVAKAAD; this is encoded by the coding sequence ATGGCCCCGCGCACGGCGGACCATGTGGACTTGAAACGCTATCAGGGCACTTGGTACGAACTGGCGCGGATGCCGATGTTTTTCCAGCGCAATTGCGCGCAATCCGAGGCGCATTACAAGCTGAAAGACGACGGCAACATCGCCGTGACCAACCGCTGCCGCACGCTGGACGGCAAGTGGGAAGAAGCGACCGGCACGGCGTCGCCGCAAGTTGAAGGCAAGACCGACAAGCTGTGGGTGGTGTTTGACAACTGGTTCTCGCATCTCGCGCCGGGCGTGGCCAAGGGGAATTACTGGGTGTTGTACGTCAGCGACGATTACAAGGTCGCGCTGGTCGGCAACCCGAACCGCAAATACCTGTGGCTGCTGTCGCGTACGGCCCACGTGTCGGAGTCGGTGAAGAACGAGCTGATGATGAAAGCGCAGCAGCAGGGGTATGACACGACCAAGCTGATCTGGCGGATCGAGGATTCGAAGGTGGCGAAAGCCGCCGACTGA
- a CDS encoding anti-sigma factor — MSEKQDKIPDLDVQTLAGEYVLGTLTAEQRVEVQERLAHDPALRKAIDGWRSRLLTLTEMAEPQKTPPPRLWGRIDRTIGTLPFTQPGGKAQRLKRRSQWWDNAGLWRGLAGMGLAASVILTTQLLGQIPTPPAPAFLAVLSSPENHTASWVIQASNLRGIELVPVDKVEVPLGKVLQFWTQADDWEGPISLGLVGPGQTLNVPTDRLPPLQPNQVFELSLEKAGGSPINKPSGPIQFIGKAVKAG; from the coding sequence ATGAGTGAAAAACAAGACAAGATTCCGGATCTCGACGTTCAGACCTTGGCCGGCGAGTACGTGCTCGGCACACTCACGGCTGAGCAACGGGTTGAGGTACAAGAGCGTCTGGCCCATGACCCGGCCTTGCGCAAGGCCATTGATGGCTGGCGGTCCCGGCTGCTGACCCTGACCGAAATGGCCGAACCGCAGAAAACACCACCGCCAAGACTCTGGGGGCGGATCGACCGTACGATCGGTACGCTGCCGTTCACGCAGCCGGGTGGCAAAGCTCAGCGACTGAAGCGTCGCAGCCAGTGGTGGGACAACGCCGGATTGTGGCGCGGGCTGGCAGGCATGGGATTGGCCGCCTCGGTGATTCTGACCACTCAGTTGCTGGGCCAGATTCCGACCCCGCCAGCGCCAGCCTTTCTGGCCGTGCTCTCTTCCCCCGAAAATCACACCGCCAGTTGGGTTATTCAGGCGAGCAACCTGCGCGGTATCGAACTGGTGCCGGTGGACAAGGTCGAGGTGCCACTGGGCAAGGTGTTGCAGTTCTGGACCCAGGCGGATGATTGGGAAGGGCCGATATCTCTCGGACTCGTCGGACCGGGCCAGACGCTGAACGTGCCAACGGATCGCTTGCCGCCACTGCAACCCAATCAGGTGTTCGAGCTGTCGCTGGAAAAGGCCGGTGGCTCGCCGATCAACAAGCCAAGCGGGCCGATTCAGTTCATCGGTAAAGCGGTGAAGGCGGGTTGA
- a CDS encoding DUF924 family protein, which produces MNSPWLPVLAWWFGSAESPTEIAKAKNTLWFGKKASQDTDARQRFGGLVDQALQGELSNWTETPEGWLALVLLLDQLPRMIFRDSPMAYAGDKRAQELVQEGLTLERDLWLAPLQRTFIYLVLEHTEHLAAQDDAIQRFTELLPLVPDIERGYFKQTLDYAKKHRVVIERFGRFPHRNEVLERDSTEEEMAFLKGPGSRF; this is translated from the coding sequence GTGAACTCGCCCTGGCTGCCGGTGCTGGCGTGGTGGTTCGGTTCGGCCGAGTCACCGACCGAAATCGCCAAGGCGAAAAACACGCTGTGGTTTGGCAAGAAAGCCTCTCAGGACACCGACGCGCGCCAGCGTTTCGGTGGTCTGGTCGATCAGGCGCTCCAGGGCGAATTGTCCAACTGGACTGAAACGCCCGAAGGCTGGCTCGCCTTGGTTCTGCTCCTCGACCAACTCCCTCGCATGATCTTCCGCGACAGCCCTATGGCCTATGCGGGTGACAAACGTGCTCAAGAATTGGTCCAGGAAGGACTGACGCTTGAACGGGACTTATGGCTGGCCCCGTTGCAACGCACCTTCATCTACCTCGTGCTCGAACACACCGAACACCTCGCCGCCCAGGACGACGCTATCCAGCGGTTCACCGAGCTATTGCCCTTGGTGCCAGACATTGAACGCGGGTATTTCAAACAGACCCTGGATTACGCGAAGAAACACCGCGTGGTGATCGAGAGGTTTGGGCGTTTTCCTCATCGCAATGAGGTGCTGGAGCGGGACTCGACGGAGGAAGAGATGGCGTTTTTGAAAGGGCCCGGGTCGAGGTTTTGA
- a CDS encoding type II toxin-antitoxin system Phd/YefM family antitoxin, which yields MKFSSQIKPISYLKSHTAEIVKSISESREPMLITQNGEAKLVVMDVKTYEEQMETFALLKILALGNREIERGEFESVDDVFDELDGTGPQ from the coding sequence GTGAAGTTTTCATCGCAAATCAAGCCGATCAGCTATCTCAAAAGTCACACCGCCGAAATCGTGAAGAGCATCTCAGAGAGCAGGGAGCCCATGTTGATTACTCAAAATGGCGAAGCAAAGTTGGTCGTGATGGACGTGAAAACGTACGAGGAACAAATGGAGACGTTTGCGCTGTTGAAGATACTGGCGCTGGGCAACAGGGAAATCGAGAGAGGCGAATTCGAAAGCGTTGACGACGTGTTTGATGAGCTGGATGGGACAGGCCCGCAATGA
- a CDS encoding HutD family protein, with amino-acid sequence MTQLTVLRAADYPRMPWKNGGGSTEEITRDAGEGLDGFGWRLSIADIGESGGFSVFAGYLRIITVLQGAGMTLNIDGKDSEALLPSDPFAFSGDSQVSCTLLNGPIRDFNLIYAPTRYRARLQWIDVLQPQRFFSSANVFVVFSAAEQMAANVGEHPPQLLEKHDCLQLDNKEGALVEVVLYAPTASRVCIIELAAI; translated from the coding sequence ATGACTCAGCTGACTGTTCTGCGTGCCGCCGACTACCCGCGCATGCCCTGGAAAAACGGCGGTGGCAGCACCGAAGAAATCACCCGCGATGCAGGCGAAGGGCTGGACGGCTTCGGCTGGCGCCTGTCGATTGCGGATATTGGCGAGTCGGGCGGTTTTTCGGTGTTCGCCGGTTACCTGCGCATCATCACGGTGCTGCAAGGCGCGGGCATGACGCTGAACATCGATGGAAAGGACAGCGAAGCGCTGCTGCCGTCCGATCCGTTTGCGTTCAGCGGTGACAGTCAGGTGTCGTGCACGCTGTTGAACGGGCCGATTCGCGACTTCAACCTGATCTACGCTCCAACCCGTTATCGCGCACGCCTGCAGTGGATCGATGTGCTGCAACCTCAGCGTTTCTTCAGCTCGGCGAATGTGTTCGTGGTGTTCAGCGCGGCCGAGCAGATGGCGGCCAACGTGGGCGAGCATCCGCCGCAGTTGCTGGAAAAACACGATTGTTTGCAACTGGATAACAAGGAAGGGGCGCTGGTGGAAGTGGTGCTGTATGCGCCGACGGCGAGTCGGGTTTGTATCATCGAACTCGCTGCAATCTAA
- a CDS encoding DUF3455 domain-containing protein has product MNAKHYFCLAASALALTCASSAFAQTEVPDSIKVPAGHKVSMETTGVGEITYECKTKADNASEMAWTFVGPKAVLNDRKGQQVGTYFGPPATWEAKDGSKITGTQLAVAPSGEGNLPYQLVKANPAEGKGAMHGVTYIQRVALKGGVAPSTTCSAANKGAKEVVKYQADYIFWASN; this is encoded by the coding sequence ATGAACGCTAAACACTACTTCTGCCTGGCAGCCAGCGCCCTGGCCCTGACGTGTGCATCCTCAGCTTTCGCTCAAACAGAAGTGCCCGACAGCATCAAGGTCCCGGCCGGTCACAAAGTCAGCATGGAAACCACTGGCGTTGGCGAAATCACCTACGAGTGCAAAACCAAAGCAGACAACGCCAGCGAAATGGCATGGACGTTCGTCGGCCCCAAGGCGGTGCTCAATGATCGCAAGGGCCAACAGGTCGGGACCTACTTCGGCCCACCGGCAACGTGGGAAGCGAAAGACGGTTCGAAAATCACCGGCACCCAGTTGGCGGTTGCGCCATCGGGCGAGGGCAACCTGCCGTATCAACTGGTCAAGGCCAATCCCGCCGAAGGTAAAGGCGCCATGCACGGCGTCACCTACATTCAACGCGTCGCGCTCAAAGGCGGCGTAGCCCCTTCCACGACGTGTTCGGCCGCCAACAAAGGCGCGAAAGAAGTGGTCAAGTATCAGGCTGATTACATTTTCTGGGCCAGCAACTGA
- the bamE gene encoding outer membrane protein assembly factor BamE yields MSLRSLALLSFCVLLAACSKINQENYSKISAGMSKAQIEQLLGSPTECSGALGMSSCTWGDQKTFISVQYAADKVVLYSGQGLK; encoded by the coding sequence ATGTCGTTGCGATCTCTCGCGTTGTTATCGTTCTGTGTGCTGCTGGCCGCGTGCAGCAAGATCAATCAGGAAAACTATTCGAAAATCTCGGCGGGGATGTCCAAGGCGCAAATCGAACAATTGCTGGGCAGCCCGACTGAATGCTCGGGTGCGTTGGGGATGTCGAGCTGCACGTGGGGCGACCAGAAGACCTTTATCAGCGTTCAATACGCGGCCGATAAAGTCGTGCTGTATTCGGGTCAGGGGCTGAAATGA
- a CDS encoding type II toxin-antitoxin system RelE/ParE family toxin: protein MSFKVVILHSAKTDLKELRNYVVTRFSQSVWFETSAQIKKAIGILAVSPQAGVVPAEIEMLNLSEYRQVISGLNRIIYEIRQEVVFVHAVVDVRRDMVSLLTKRLLRSSP from the coding sequence ATGAGTTTCAAAGTTGTGATCCTCCACTCTGCAAAAACAGATTTGAAAGAGCTTCGCAATTACGTCGTGACCAGGTTCTCCCAATCGGTCTGGTTTGAGACTTCAGCGCAGATCAAGAAGGCCATAGGGATATTGGCCGTTTCGCCACAAGCGGGGGTTGTACCTGCTGAGATTGAAATGCTGAACTTGAGTGAATACCGGCAGGTTATCTCCGGTCTTAACCGGATCATCTACGAGATTCGCCAAGAAGTCGTTTTCGTTCATGCGGTCGTGGATGTGCGTCGGGATATGGTCTCACTGTTGACCAAGCGTCTGCTGCGCAGCAGTCCGTAG
- the nhaA gene encoding Na+/H+ antiporter NhaA, whose translation MTSPSPQKETPRALAVLASFLASESAGGIVLMGAALAAIIVANSPMAAFYFAALHSVWGGLSVELWINDGLMAIFFLMVGLEIKREVLAGGLASWGQRALPGFAAAGGMLVPALIYVGINLGNAETLGGWAIPAATDIAFALGVLSLLGKRVPTSLKVFLAALAILDDLGAVTIIALFYSTGLNLPMLGAAFATLAVLVIMNRMGVQRLLPYLLLGLLLWFFVLQSGVHATLAGVALALCIPLGTRQEEARSPLLLLEEKMHYWVAFAVVPVFGFANAGVSLSGVSLGNLVDPVPLGVALGLFVGKQIGVFLAATLAIRSGLATLPEGSNWMQLYGVALLCGIGFTMSLFIGNLAFPGAPHLIDEVKIGVLMGSILSALAGIALLRSKLAQR comes from the coding sequence ATGACATCGCCCAGCCCGCAAAAAGAAACCCCACGCGCCCTCGCGGTTCTCGCCAGTTTCCTTGCGTCGGAATCCGCAGGCGGAATCGTGTTGATGGGGGCAGCGCTTGCCGCGATCATCGTCGCCAATTCGCCCATGGCCGCTTTCTACTTCGCCGCGCTTCACAGCGTCTGGGGCGGCCTTTCGGTGGAGTTGTGGATCAACGACGGCCTGATGGCGATCTTCTTTCTGATGGTCGGGCTGGAGATCAAACGTGAAGTGCTCGCCGGTGGCCTCGCCAGTTGGGGCCAGCGCGCCCTGCCCGGTTTTGCGGCGGCGGGAGGGATGCTGGTACCCGCGCTGATCTACGTCGGCATCAATTTGGGCAACGCCGAAACCCTCGGTGGCTGGGCGATTCCGGCGGCCACCGACATTGCCTTCGCGCTGGGCGTGTTGTCGTTGCTCGGCAAGCGCGTGCCCACATCGCTGAAAGTCTTCCTCGCCGCCCTGGCGATTCTCGACGATCTGGGTGCGGTCACGATCATCGCGCTGTTCTACAGCACCGGCCTCAACCTGCCGATGCTCGGCGCTGCGTTCGCAACGCTGGCAGTGCTGGTGATCATGAACCGCATGGGCGTACAACGACTGTTGCCGTATCTGTTGCTGGGCCTGCTGCTGTGGTTTTTCGTCCTGCAATCCGGCGTGCACGCGACGCTGGCCGGTGTTGCGCTGGCGCTGTGCATTCCGCTCGGCACACGGCAGGAAGAGGCCCGTTCGCCGCTGTTGTTGCTGGAGGAAAAGATGCACTACTGGGTCGCGTTTGCCGTGGTGCCGGTGTTCGGGTTTGCCAATGCGGGGGTGTCGCTGTCGGGCGTCAGTCTCGGCAACCTCGTGGACCCGGTGCCGCTGGGGGTTGCGTTGGGTCTGTTCGTCGGCAAGCAGATTGGCGTGTTTCTCGCGGCCACGTTGGCGATTCGGTCGGGATTGGCAACATTGCCCGAGGGCAGTAACTGGATGCAGCTCTACGGTGTCGCGTTGCTGTGCGGGATTGGGTTCACGATGAGCCTGTTCATCGGCAACCTGGCATTCCCCGGCGCGCCGCATTTGATTGACGAGGTAAAAATCGGGGTGCTGATGGGATCGATTTTGTCCGCGCTGGCGGGCATCGCCCTGTTGCGCAGCAAGTTGGCGCAACGCTGA
- a CDS encoding class 1 fructose-bisphosphatase — protein MSRVTLSRYLIEQTRSNNTPADLRFLIEVVARACKEISHAVSKGALGGVLGSMGTENVQGEVQKKLDVMSNEILLEANEWGGHLAGMASEEMDNAYQIPGKYPKGAYLLVFDPLDGSSNIDINAPVGTIFSVLRCPNEYLSQNEALNEKAFLQPGTQQVAAGYAIYGPQTMLVLTLGDGVKGFTLDREMGSFVLSHEDIKIPESTQEFAVNMSNQRHWEAPVKRYVEELLAGEEGPLKKNYNMRWVAAMVADVHRILTRGGLFMYPRDAREPSKPGKLRLMYEANPMSFLVEQAGGASTNGHQRILDIQPEGLHQRVAVFLGSKEEVERATSYHQE, from the coding sequence ATGTCCCGCGTTACCCTGAGTCGCTATCTGATTGAGCAGACCCGCAGCAATAACACTCCTGCCGATCTGCGCTTCCTTATCGAAGTGGTGGCGCGTGCGTGCAAGGAAATCAGCCACGCAGTATCCAAAGGCGCCCTGGGTGGCGTCCTCGGCAGCATGGGTACTGAGAACGTTCAAGGTGAAGTGCAGAAGAAGCTGGACGTGATGTCCAACGAAATCCTGCTGGAAGCCAACGAATGGGGCGGTCACCTGGCAGGCATGGCGTCCGAAGAAATGGACAACGCCTACCAGATTCCGGGCAAATACCCGAAGGGCGCGTACCTGCTGGTGTTCGACCCACTGGACGGCTCGTCCAACATCGACATCAACGCTCCGGTCGGCACCATCTTCTCGGTGCTGCGTTGCCCGAATGAATACCTGAGCCAGAACGAAGCCCTGAACGAAAAGGCCTTCCTGCAGCCAGGCACGCAACAGGTCGCCGCCGGTTACGCCATCTACGGTCCGCAAACCATGCTGGTCCTGACGCTGGGCGACGGCGTTAAAGGCTTCACCCTGGATCGCGAAATGGGCAGCTTCGTGCTGAGCCATGAAGACATCAAGATTCCGGAGTCCACCCAGGAATTCGCCGTCAACATGTCCAACCAGCGTCACTGGGAAGCCCCGGTCAAACGCTATGTCGAAGAGCTACTGGCCGGTGAAGAAGGCCCGCTGAAGAAGAATTACAACATGCGTTGGGTGGCTGCGATGGTCGCCGACGTGCACCGCATCCTGACCCGTGGCGGTCTGTTCATGTACCCACGCGACGCTCGCGAGCCGTCCAAGCCGGGCAAGCTGCGTTTGATGTACGAAGCCAACCCGATGTCGTTCCTCGTTGAGCAAGCGGGCGGCGCGTCCACCAACGGCCACCAGCGCATCCTCGACATCCAGCCTGAGGGCCTGCACCAGCGTGTGGCGGTGTTCCTGGGCTCGAAAGAGGAAGTGGAACGCGCAACGTCGTACCACCAGGAATAA
- the hutC gene encoding histidine utilization repressor, which translates to MGDSPAPLYARVKQMITQQIQNGTWPPHHRVPSESELVTQLGFSRMTINRALREMTAEGMLVRMQGVGTFVAEPKTQSALFEVHNIADEIASRGHTHTCQVIILCEEAAGSERALALDMREGQRVFHSLIVHFENDIPVQIEDRFVNAAVAPEYLQQDFTKQTPYAYLNQVAPLTEGEHVVEAILADSDECKLLQIEKGEPCLLVRRRTWSGRQPVTAARLIHPGSRHRLEGRFTK; encoded by the coding sequence ATGGGTGACAGTCCGGCGCCGCTCTACGCCCGGGTGAAGCAAATGATCACCCAGCAGATCCAGAACGGAACCTGGCCGCCGCATCATCGCGTGCCGTCCGAAAGCGAACTGGTGACCCAACTGGGCTTCAGCCGCATGACCATCAACCGCGCCCTTCGCGAAATGACTGCCGAAGGCATGCTGGTGCGGATGCAGGGTGTCGGCACGTTCGTCGCCGAACCCAAGACTCAGTCCGCGCTGTTCGAAGTGCACAACATCGCCGACGAAATCGCCTCTCGCGGTCACACCCACACCTGTCAGGTCATCATCCTCTGCGAAGAGGCTGCCGGTTCCGAGCGCGCATTGGCGCTGGACATGCGCGAAGGCCAGCGGGTATTCCATTCGTTGATCGTGCATTTCGAAAATGACATTCCCGTGCAAATCGAGGACCGTTTCGTCAACGCGGCCGTTGCACCCGAGTATCTGCAACAGGACTTCACCAAGCAGACGCCTTACGCCTACCTCAATCAGGTGGCCCCGCTGACCGAAGGTGAGCACGTGGTCGAGGCCATTCTGGCGGACTCGGATGAATGCAAGCTGCTGCAAATTGAAAAAGGCGAACCCTGCCTGCTGGTTCGCCGCCGCACGTGGTCGGGCCGTCAACCGGTGACCGCCGCCCGCCTGATCCACCCCGGCTCACGCCACCGCCTGGAAGGACGTTTCACCAAATGA
- a CDS encoding sigma-70 family RNA polymerase sigma factor, which produces MSTPQTPFDYEAALLACARGERRALQRLYEQESPRLLGVVQRIVIDRARAEDIVHDAFIKIWSSAASFDPSRGSARGWMFTVARHFALNSVRNSAREVSMDDDHDSHVQTTVEGWQETQDAFDWRVNPGRIHTCLEQLEPVRRNCIFHAYVDGYSHQQIAQKLGAPLGTVKAWIKRSLASLRECIG; this is translated from the coding sequence TTGTCCACACCTCAGACACCGTTTGACTATGAAGCAGCGTTGCTTGCCTGCGCCCGCGGTGAACGGCGGGCGCTGCAACGTCTTTATGAGCAGGAAAGCCCGCGTCTGCTTGGTGTGGTGCAACGCATCGTGATCGACCGCGCGCGTGCCGAGGACATCGTGCACGACGCCTTTATCAAGATATGGAGCAGCGCGGCGAGTTTCGACCCCTCCCGTGGCAGCGCCCGTGGGTGGATGTTCACGGTGGCGCGACATTTTGCGCTCAACAGTGTGCGCAACAGCGCGCGGGAAGTGTCTATGGACGATGACCATGACAGCCACGTGCAAACAACGGTCGAGGGCTGGCAAGAGACCCAAGACGCCTTCGATTGGCGGGTCAACCCGGGCCGGATTCACACCTGCCTCGAACAACTGGAGCCGGTGCGTCGCAACTGTATTTTTCATGCTTACGTCGATGGCTACTCTCATCAACAGATCGCGCAAAAGCTGGGCGCCCCCTTGGGCACGGTGAAAGCCTGGATCAAGCGCAGCCTGGCTTCGCTGCGGGAGTGCATAGGATGA